The Solidesulfovibrio fructosivorans JJ] genome has a window encoding:
- a CDS encoding glycosyltransferase family 39 protein gives MQQTFHNTKGASDGWTWRLTFAAVLAVAACLRLYHLETPTMWWDEIIVPLTARFPVSYILDFSRHCEMHPPLYHLFIKAVEWAGVSDFALRLPSVLCGLAAIYAAWRYFGRLYDRSVGLVAAAFLAGSAMQVWHVRQVRPYAILTLLFVFSLYFCLRLIRERQNRDLYALLGVNAVLLCLHYFMFQIVFAEGVVLLANWRPRGQGISLRQLVVFCCGTAIVALPVLLVFFLPSQTTLSIFADKATFAAIGRLIVAYAADVLWSHDDTAMRLVIGAIVAVGALAMVRRAPRELAACLMLVAIPALILFLMRKTAYFSPRHFLYMTVVAALFAGQATRFLPRPGLFVPPVALLLAILPAANIFFVHPGAYFGPTSYHHPVFVTDFKPMARELAWRLTPGEVIAASDPGTVNAVSWYLDRFVADNPFRDQKLDAASPDFTLRFFAPFHNWGHLGKTERAFAAAVGSISRTEQVLNAKIYDLPIHREPAPSIAAMPYHLRRRAAFPDFYRQVTAFSDMTVNPYWGGEAIPTRNSRPAVLEYRIDNASGDAPQQLQWIIEYKNEGKGSTMAFSARFDDEPPVPLFTSAGPDGRGLRMVSLVREKPYKALTLRLETVCAPYTARYPGGNLETTAFRDFDLEIVPLGHFDSPVPFAVRESGGLGKIEHSDVNLWRWGLGPQSELAFDLPEAGDYALDLDFANVIPGQTVTIAVNGAVVETFANLPADARVSRRIPVAGRQGHNTIVIAYGDWNHGKTTFAATDVRPMALFIRKLRLLPGS, from the coding sequence ATGCAGCAGACGTTTCATAACACCAAAGGCGCTTCCGATGGCTGGACTTGGCGGCTGACCTTCGCCGCCGTCCTGGCTGTCGCCGCCTGCCTGCGCCTGTATCATCTGGAAACGCCGACCATGTGGTGGGACGAAATCATCGTCCCGCTCACGGCGCGTTTCCCTGTTTCCTACATTCTTGATTTCTCGCGCCACTGCGAGATGCATCCGCCTTTATATCACCTTTTCATCAAGGCGGTGGAGTGGGCGGGTGTCTCCGATTTCGCCTTGCGCCTGCCCTCGGTCCTGTGCGGGCTGGCCGCGATCTACGCCGCCTGGCGGTATTTCGGCCGGCTCTACGACCGGTCGGTCGGCCTTGTCGCGGCGGCGTTTCTCGCCGGCAGCGCCATGCAGGTCTGGCATGTGCGGCAGGTGCGGCCGTACGCCATCCTGACCTTGCTGTTCGTCTTTTCCCTTTATTTCTGCCTGCGGCTGATCCGGGAGCGGCAAAACCGCGATCTCTACGCCTTGCTTGGGGTCAATGCGGTCCTTTTGTGCCTGCATTACTTCATGTTTCAGATCGTCTTCGCCGAGGGCGTCGTGCTTTTGGCCAACTGGCGGCCGCGCGGGCAGGGGATTTCCTTGCGGCAGCTTGTTGTTTTCTGTTGTGGGACGGCCATCGTGGCCTTGCCTGTCCTGTTAGTCTTTTTTCTGCCCAGCCAGACCACGTTGTCGATCTTCGCGGACAAGGCCACCTTTGCCGCCATAGGCCGGCTTATCGTCGCCTACGCCGCCGACGTGTTGTGGAGCCACGACGATACGGCCATGCGGCTGGTCATCGGCGCGATCGTTGCCGTCGGAGCCTTGGCCATGGTCAGGCGCGCTCCCCGGGAACTGGCCGCCTGTCTCATGCTCGTGGCCATCCCGGCCCTGATTCTTTTCCTGATGCGCAAGACCGCCTATTTTTCCCCACGCCATTTCCTCTACATGACCGTGGTGGCGGCCCTTTTCGCCGGCCAGGCGACGCGTTTCCTGCCCCGTCCCGGCCTGTTCGTCCCGCCGGTGGCCTTGCTGCTCGCCATCCTCCCGGCGGCCAACATCTTTTTCGTCCATCCGGGCGCCTACTTCGGCCCCACGAGCTACCACCATCCGGTCTTTGTCACGGACTTCAAGCCCATGGCCCGGGAACTCGCCTGGAGGCTCACGCCCGGAGAGGTGATCGCCGCCTCGGACCCGGGCACGGTCAATGCCGTGTCCTGGTACCTGGACCGGTTCGTGGCTGACAATCCCTTTCGCGACCAGAAGCTCGACGCGGCAAGCCCCGACTTTACCCTGCGGTTTTTCGCGCCGTTTCACAATTGGGGACATCTGGGCAAAACAGAGCGGGCCTTCGCCGCCGCCGTCGGCTCCATCAGCCGGACCGAGCAGGTCTTAAACGCCAAGATCTACGACCTGCCTATTCACCGGGAGCCGGCCCCGTCCATCGCCGCCATGCCGTACCACCTGCGACGGCGCGCCGCTTTTCCGGATTTTTACCGGCAGGTGACGGCCTTTTCGGACATGACCGTCAATCCCTATTGGGGCGGTGAGGCCATCCCCACCCGCAACAGCCGGCCGGCCGTTCTGGAATACCGGATCGACAACGCGTCCGGCGACGCGCCCCAGCAACTCCAGTGGATCATTGAGTATAAAAACGAAGGGAAGGGCAGCACCATGGCCTTTTCGGCCCGGTTCGACGACGAGCCGCCGGTACCGCTTTTCACCTCCGCTGGCCCGGACGGACGGGGCCTCCGCATGGTGTCGCTCGTGCGCGAGAAGCCCTACAAAGCCCTGACCTTGCGCCTGGAGACGGTCTGCGCGCCCTATACCGCCCGATATCCCGGCGGCAATCTGGAGACCACCGCCTTTCGGGACTTCGACCTGGAAATCGTGCCGCTCGGACATTTCGATTCCCCGGTGCCGTTCGCCGTGCGCGAGAGCGGGGGGCTCGGCAAGATCGAGCACAGCGACGTCAACCTCTGGCGCTGGGGGCTCGGCCCCCAGAGCGAACTGGCCTTCGATCTGCCCGAAGCCGGCGACTACGCCCTCGATCTCGACTTCGCCAACGTCATTCCCGGCCAGACCGTAACCATCGCCGTCAATGGGGCGGTGGTCGAAACTTTCGCCAACCTGCCGGCCGACGCCCGCGTTTCCCGCCGCATCCCCGTGGCCGGACGCCAGGGGCACAACACGATCGTCATCGCCTACGGCGACTGGAACCACGGTAAGACCACCTTCGCCGCCACGGACGTGCGCCCCATGGCTCTTTTCATCCGCAAACTGCGCTTGCTGCCCGGCTCCTGA
- the folK gene encoding 2-amino-4-hydroxy-6-hydroxymethyldihydropteridine diphosphokinase yields the protein MGSNLGDRAATLEKARERLAALPGACLAAASPVYETEPWGDADQPFFLNQVVALTLAADWTAERLLTALLDIETTLGRVRGERRYGPRTLDLDLLLFGQAAIDAPDLFVPHPRLRQRAFVLVPLADIAPEAIIPDGEGGNVAAALAKIPFKIVGNTIRA from the coding sequence CTGGGCTCCAATCTGGGGGACCGGGCGGCGACGTTGGAGAAAGCCCGCGAACGCCTGGCCGCGCTTCCCGGGGCGTGTCTTGCGGCCGCAAGCCCGGTGTACGAGACCGAACCCTGGGGCGATGCCGACCAGCCGTTTTTCCTCAATCAGGTCGTGGCGCTGACGCTTGCCGCCGACTGGACGGCCGAAAGACTCCTTACCGCGCTTCTGGACATCGAAACCACCCTTGGGCGCGTGCGCGGGGAGCGCCGGTACGGGCCGCGCACCCTGGACCTCGATCTGCTGCTTTTCGGCCAGGCGGCCATCGACGCGCCGGACCTGTTCGTGCCGCATCCGAGGCTGCGGCAGCGCGCCTTTGTCCTGGTGCCCCTGGCGGATATCGCCCCGGAGGCGATCATCCCGGACGGGGAGGGCGGGAACGTTGCGGCGGCGCTTGCGAAAATTCCTTTCAAAATCGTTGGAAATACCATAAGAGCGTGA
- a CDS encoding SH3 domain-containing protein, with translation MGRFFFFRSLTPVWIMLLALLVCGCQKTVRGLGVGNVAYTKRQTFVLAAPDPNASVVASLGANVSVTVSSSKNAFRRVDFDNGRVVGWVREDALSSSTVKETAPAAQPARRAPTKRVPAASAKAAKDEGAVAKDATSAPPVDTPQAVETPPAAPASTAPAAAQAPTAPEAAPPAAKGGSGGILSPKDAQAAPPPRAPATGKQANPEAFDPF, from the coding sequence ATGGGTCGCTTCTTTTTCTTTCGTTCATTGACGCCGGTCTGGATTATGCTTTTGGCGCTGCTTGTTTGCGGATGCCAGAAAACGGTCCGGGGACTGGGCGTCGGGAATGTCGCTTACACCAAGCGCCAGACCTTCGTCCTGGCCGCGCCGGACCCGAACGCATCCGTCGTGGCCTCGCTTGGGGCCAATGTTTCCGTGACGGTTTCCTCGAGCAAGAACGCTTTTCGCCGGGTTGATTTCGACAACGGCCGGGTGGTCGGCTGGGTCCGCGAGGACGCGTTGTCGTCCAGCACGGTCAAGGAGACCGCCCCCGCCGCGCAACCGGCCAGACGCGCGCCGACGAAGCGCGTTCCGGCCGCATCCGCCAAAGCGGCCAAGGATGAGGGCGCCGTCGCAAAGGACGCAACAAGCGCCCCTCCGGTGGACACGCCGCAAGCCGTGGAGACGCCTCCGGCCGCTCCAGCCTCCACAGCGCCGGCCGCCGCCCAGGCTCCCACTGCGCCCGAGGCCGCGCCTCCGGCAGCCAAGGGCGGTTCGGGCGGCATCCTCTCGCCCAAGGACGCCCAGGCCGCGCCGCCGCCGCGCGCCCCCGCCACTGGGAAGCAGGCCAATCCCGAAGCTTTCGACCCGTTCTAA
- a CDS encoding YHS domain-containing protein — protein sequence MTRWLILIVAAFILYKLFTGDRGRKKTQEAETKKHMAATGEMVKDPVCGTYVPADADIRVRDGNKVYAFCSYECRDAFVKRLEASRTESVEHAKEAEHAEEGRG from the coding sequence ATGACCCGTTGGCTTATACTGATCGTGGCCGCCTTTATTCTTTATAAGCTTTTCACCGGCGACCGTGGCCGCAAAAAGACCCAGGAAGCCGAAACGAAAAAGCACATGGCCGCCACCGGCGAGATGGTCAAGGACCCGGTTTGCGGCACCTATGTCCCGGCCGACGCCGACATCCGCGTCCGTGACGGCAACAAGGTCTATGCCTTTTGCAGCTACGAATGCCGCGACGCCTTCGTCAAGCGCCTGGAAGCCAGCCGCACCGAGTCCGTCGAGCATGCCAAGGAAGCCGAACATGCCGAAGAGGGCCGGGGGTAA
- a CDS encoding CBS domain-containing protein, with translation MSFPPKPPLNEAPTIITGHANADFDCLAAIIAAGKLYPGATLIFPGSQEKNLRHFFIQSATYLFNFKNFKEIEPTSVKTLVLVDTRQRSRVPHIEAVFANPGLTVHCYDHHPDTEEDVPAALSVVKPWGSTTAILMERIMAEDLPLSNDEATILGLGIYEDTGSFTFASTTEHDLAAAAWLRSRGMDVGVIADLMTRELSSEQITIMSQLIESAQTHDINGVEVVIAEATSDQYVGDFALLVHKFLDMENLRVLFAIGLMNDRVHLVARSRSPDVDVGKICASLGGGGHPYAASASIKNRTLTQVREELFGLLYSQVNPQILVRQLMSKPAVSIEEWATMRRAEEIMTRYGLKALPVVSKKGKRCVGVIEHDIMDKAINHGLGDVPVSEYMIREPAVVTPDTDLYPVMEIILGRRQRLAPVVEAGKLVGVVTRTDIVNTLVKEPSRIPESLLPERKRERNISGLLRERLPKDILALLKNAGKLGQKLGYAVYVVGGFVRDVLLKHPNTDVDLVVEGDGIAFAAAMTREMGGRYKAHPKFKTAVVVLPSGQRVDVATARLEYYEYPAALPTVELSSIKMDLYRRDFTVNALAVHLSPDRYGELVDFFGAQRDIKDRVLRVLHSLSFVEDPTRIVRAIRFSERFGFRIGGQTDRLIKNAVRHSFFHRLSGSRVFHELQLILEEKTPLACLRRMHDYKLLAAIHPLLALTPPRETVLMEVENVINWYRLLYIEPQPQAWLVYFLALCSGMDAEQFAVVGKRLNFSKRTAGDIATLRMRIRETAQGLFNWEYHKGPLSELYFLMEPLPVEGALFLMARNPREPLQKYVSLYLTTLRGKRLEITGNDLKGIGIAPGPDYTSILRRVRGSVIDGHAPCRAEQLEMARRLAVGESIESLLARRTSGAHCSLPEAAGKPEADQDDAAQPAVDTDKKYLK, from the coding sequence ATGAGTTTTCCCCCCAAGCCGCCGCTCAACGAGGCGCCGACCATCATCACCGGCCACGCCAACGCGGATTTCGACTGCCTGGCCGCCATCATCGCCGCCGGCAAACTCTATCCCGGCGCGACCCTGATCTTTCCCGGCAGCCAGGAAAAAAACCTCCGGCACTTCTTCATCCAAAGCGCCACCTATCTGTTCAATTTCAAAAATTTCAAGGAAATCGAACCGACCAGCGTCAAGACCCTCGTGCTTGTCGATACCCGCCAACGCTCGCGCGTGCCCCATATCGAGGCGGTATTCGCCAACCCGGGGCTCACCGTTCACTGCTACGACCACCATCCCGACACCGAGGAGGACGTCCCGGCCGCCCTGTCCGTGGTGAAGCCCTGGGGCTCGACCACGGCCATTCTCATGGAACGCATAATGGCCGAGGACCTGCCCCTTTCCAACGACGAGGCCACCATCCTCGGGCTCGGCATCTACGAGGACACGGGTTCCTTCACCTTCGCCTCCACCACCGAGCACGACTTGGCCGCCGCCGCCTGGCTGCGCTCACGCGGCATGGATGTGGGGGTCATCGCCGACCTCATGACGCGTGAACTCTCCTCGGAGCAGATCACCATCATGAGCCAGCTCATCGAGTCGGCCCAGACCCACGACATCAACGGCGTGGAAGTGGTCATCGCCGAAGCCACCTCCGACCAGTACGTCGGCGACTTCGCCCTGCTCGTGCACAAATTTCTGGATATGGAGAACCTGCGCGTGCTGTTCGCCATCGGCCTCATGAACGACCGGGTGCACCTCGTCGCCCGCTCGCGCAGCCCGGACGTGGACGTGGGCAAAATCTGCGCCTCGCTTGGCGGCGGCGGCCATCCCTACGCGGCCTCGGCCTCCATCAAGAACCGCACCCTGACGCAAGTGCGCGAGGAGCTCTTCGGCCTGCTCTACTCGCAGGTCAATCCGCAAATCCTGGTGCGCCAGCTCATGAGCAAGCCGGCCGTCTCCATCGAGGAATGGGCCACCATGCGCCGGGCCGAGGAGATCATGACCCGTTACGGCTTGAAGGCTCTGCCGGTGGTGAGCAAAAAGGGCAAGCGCTGCGTGGGGGTCATCGAGCACGACATCATGGACAAGGCCATCAACCACGGCCTCGGCGACGTGCCGGTGTCAGAATACATGATCCGCGAACCGGCCGTGGTCACGCCCGACACCGACCTGTACCCGGTCATGGAGATCATCCTCGGCCGGCGCCAACGGCTGGCCCCGGTGGTCGAGGCCGGCAAGCTCGTGGGCGTGGTCACGCGCACGGACATCGTCAACACGCTGGTCAAGGAGCCCTCGCGCATTCCGGAGTCGCTGCTCCCCGAGCGCAAGCGCGAACGCAACATCTCGGGCCTTTTGCGCGAGCGCCTGCCCAAGGACATCCTGGCGCTGCTGAAAAACGCCGGCAAGCTCGGCCAGAAGCTGGGCTACGCCGTTTATGTCGTGGGCGGTTTCGTGCGCGACGTGCTCCTCAAGCACCCCAACACGGACGTGGACCTCGTCGTCGAGGGCGACGGCATCGCCTTTGCCGCGGCCATGACCCGGGAGATGGGCGGCCGGTACAAGGCCCACCCCAAATTCAAGACCGCCGTGGTCGTGCTGCCGAGCGGCCAGCGGGTGGACGTGGCCACGGCCAGACTCGAATACTACGAATATCCGGCCGCGTTGCCGACCGTGGAGCTTTCCTCCATCAAGATGGACCTCTACCGCCGCGACTTCACGGTCAACGCCCTGGCCGTGCACCTCTCCCCGGACCGGTACGGCGAACTGGTGGATTTTTTCGGGGCCCAGCGCGACATCAAGGACCGGGTGCTGCGGGTCCTGCACTCCTTAAGCTTCGTCGAGGACCCGACCCGCATCGTACGGGCCATCCGCTTCAGCGAACGTTTCGGTTTCCGCATCGGCGGCCAGACGGACCGGCTCATCAAGAACGCCGTACGCCACAGTTTCTTCCACCGTTTGTCCGGCTCCCGGGTTTTCCACGAGTTGCAGTTGATCCTGGAGGAAAAAACGCCCCTGGCCTGCCTGCGCCGCATGCACGACTACAAGCTTCTGGCCGCCATCCACCCCCTGCTCGCCCTCACCCCGCCCCGGGAAACGGTGCTCATGGAGGTGGAAAACGTCATCAACTGGTACCGGCTGCTCTACATCGAGCCCCAGCCGCAGGCCTGGCTGGTCTACTTCCTGGCCCTATGCTCGGGCATGGACGCGGAACAGTTCGCGGTGGTCGGCAAGCGCCTCAACTTCTCCAAACGCACGGCCGGCGACATCGCCACGCTGCGCATGCGGATTCGCGAAACCGCCCAGGGGCTTTTCAACTGGGAGTACCACAAGGGGCCCCTTTCCGAGCTGTATTTCCTCATGGAGCCGCTGCCGGTCGAGGGGGCGCTTTTTCTCATGGCCCGAAATCCGCGCGAGCCGCTCCAGAAATACGTGTCCCTGTACCTGACCACCCTTCGCGGCAAGAGACTGGAGATCACCGGCAACGACCTCAAAGGGATCGGCATCGCGCCCGGCCCCGACTATACGTCGATCCTGCGCCGGGTCCGGGGCTCGGTCATCGACGGCCATGCCCCCTGCCGGGCCGAACAGCTGGAAATGGCGCGCCGGCTGGCCGTCGGCGAATCCATCGAGTCGCTCTTGGCCAGGCGAACATCCGGGGCGCATTGTTCCCTGCCGGAGGCCGCGGGCAAGCCGGAAGCCGACCAGGACGATGCAGCGCAACCAGCTGTGGATACAGATAAAAAATACTTAAAGTAA
- the xerD gene encoding site-specific tyrosine recombinase XerD, giving the protein MTTENTSPAIPSHPWVENYLEHLIVAKGLAEHSIKAYSTDITDFLIFLNDHAGSLETVTDDTLFLYLMHLRSRGLASRSLARHLSALRGFFAYAAGEGWLPESPAALIENPKLPRLLPDVLSRDDVARLLDAPDTATPLGYRDRTMLELLYAAGLRVSELIGLALTDFDAQAGLLRVFGKGSKERLIPIHALAQEFLSTYIQTIRGAFHPKEQFVFLNRSGRGLSRQAVWKGIKRHALVAGISLHISPHSLRHSFATHLLDGGADLRTVQTLLGHADISATEIYTHVQAERLLAVHRAHHPRSRAQH; this is encoded by the coding sequence ATGACCACAGAAAACACTTCTCCCGCCATCCCGTCCCATCCCTGGGTGGAAAACTACCTGGAGCACCTCATCGTGGCCAAGGGGCTGGCCGAGCACTCTATCAAAGCATATTCAACCGATATTACTGACTTTTTAATTTTCTTAAACGACCATGCCGGCAGTCTCGAGACCGTTACAGACGACACGCTCTTTCTCTACCTCATGCATTTGCGTTCACGGGGGCTGGCCAGCCGTTCCCTGGCCCGGCATCTTTCGGCTCTGCGCGGCTTTTTCGCCTATGCCGCCGGCGAAGGCTGGCTGCCCGAATCCCCGGCAGCCCTGATCGAAAACCCCAAGCTGCCGCGCCTGCTCCCGGACGTGCTCTCCCGCGACGATGTGGCAAGACTCCTCGACGCCCCGGACACGGCCACGCCGCTTGGGTATCGCGACCGGACCATGCTGGAGCTGCTCTATGCCGCCGGGCTTCGCGTGTCGGAGCTCATCGGGCTTGCGCTCACGGACTTCGACGCCCAGGCCGGGCTGTTGCGGGTTTTCGGCAAGGGTTCCAAGGAACGGCTCATCCCTATCCACGCCCTGGCCCAGGAATTTTTATCGACTTATATCCAGACGATCCGGGGCGCGTTCCACCCCAAGGAGCAGTTCGTTTTCCTCAATCGCTCCGGCCGGGGGCTTTCGCGGCAGGCCGTGTGGAAGGGCATCAAACGACACGCCCTGGTCGCCGGCATCTCCCTGCATATTTCGCCGCACAGCCTGCGGCACTCCTTCGCCACCCACCTGCTCGACGGCGGGGCCGACCTGCGCACGGTGCAAACCCTGCTCGGCCACGCGGACATCAGCGCCACGGAAATCTACACCCACGTCCAGGCCGAACGCCTGCTGGCCGTGCACCGCGCCCACCATCCCCGGTCCCGCGCCCAACATTAA
- a CDS encoding DUF389 domain-containing protein, protein MNDRLRTILARCHISDKRCEDITEEITRGSTPGAGFYALIAAASLIASLGLVANSPAVIIGAMLVSPLMSPIFGISLGMIRGDAALLGKSLRAEISGMVLAVAFGALFGLLPVMTEVTPEMLARTEPTLLDLLVAVFAGFAGTLAMVDTRISPALPGVAIATAIVPPLTTCGLCLAANSPQGASGAFLLFFANFVAILLVSALTFLAAGLARSLPQAAKRRGVAGNLAIAILCFLLVSAYLTHTLSGIVRDRNQDSAVKATLERILGQDPNASLVLTHRKNHQNGLDVLASIRTPKPFTPQRVAAMEKALEQELGEDVRLVTRCLLTKDIFPPGGAAVVTVPSLDGSFITDKVPTDVKRLQLAEQTLRELFSTRPQLLLLDVDLVHIAGDPVILATLQSPRPLVAKEAQAFEQAIRDRLGDPRIRLLARCQVPVDVTATGRILFGRAHFGPPTPEADKVAAALRQDVQALPNMFVTSLDVVRKDDGYAARAEVVGPRLLTPKEIRDIETRVTAMAGAPVHLAAWSKVELMVTDARYTSLDDYTSQRLSAAEEAAPTVVTSGQNEKATPAR, encoded by the coding sequence ATGAACGACCGGTTGAGGACCATTCTGGCCCGTTGCCATATAAGCGACAAACGCTGCGAGGACATCACCGAGGAGATCACCCGGGGCTCGACGCCCGGGGCGGGATTTTACGCCCTGATCGCCGCGGCTTCCCTGATCGCCAGCCTGGGGCTTGTGGCCAACAGCCCGGCGGTCATCATCGGGGCCATGCTCGTCTCGCCGCTCATGTCCCCGATCTTCGGCATTTCCCTGGGCATGATCCGGGGCGACGCGGCGTTGCTCGGAAAATCGCTCCGGGCCGAAATTTCCGGCATGGTGCTGGCTGTGGCCTTCGGGGCGCTTTTCGGGCTGCTGCCGGTCATGACGGAGGTCACGCCGGAAATGCTGGCCCGCACCGAGCCCACCCTGCTCGACCTGCTGGTGGCGGTTTTCGCCGGCTTCGCCGGTACCCTGGCCATGGTCGATACCCGCATCAGCCCGGCCCTGCCCGGCGTCGCCATCGCCACGGCCATCGTGCCGCCGCTGACCACCTGCGGCCTGTGCCTGGCCGCCAACTCCCCCCAGGGGGCAAGCGGCGCCTTCCTGCTTTTTTTCGCCAACTTCGTGGCCATCCTGCTGGTGTCGGCCCTGACCTTCCTGGCCGCCGGACTGGCCCGAAGCCTTCCCCAAGCCGCCAAACGGCGCGGCGTGGCCGGCAATCTGGCCATCGCCATCCTGTGCTTTCTGCTGGTTTCGGCCTACCTCACCCACACCCTGTCCGGCATCGTCCGCGACCGCAACCAGGACAGCGCGGTCAAGGCCACCCTGGAACGTATCCTGGGCCAGGACCCCAACGCCTCCCTGGTCCTGACGCATCGCAAAAACCACCAGAACGGCCTCGACGTCCTGGCCTCCATCCGCACCCCCAAGCCCTTTACGCCCCAACGGGTGGCCGCCATGGAAAAAGCCCTGGAGCAGGAGCTGGGCGAGGATGTGCGGCTGGTGACGCGCTGTCTGCTGACCAAGGACATTTTTCCGCCCGGCGGGGCCGCCGTGGTGACCGTTCCCTCCCTGGACGGCAGCTTTATCACCGACAAGGTCCCAACGGACGTCAAGCGGCTGCAACTGGCCGAACAGACCCTGCGCGAACTGTTTTCCACCCGGCCGCAACTGCTGCTGCTCGACGTGGACCTCGTCCATATCGCCGGCGATCCCGTCATCCTGGCCACCCTGCAAAGCCCCCGCCCCCTGGTCGCCAAGGAGGCCCAGGCCTTCGAGCAGGCGATCCGCGACCGGCTGGGCGATCCCCGTATCCGCCTGCTGGCCCGCTGCCAGGTGCCGGTCGATGTGACCGCAACCGGACGTATCCTTTTCGGCCGGGCCCATTTCGGCCCGCCGACCCCCGAAGCGGACAAGGTCGCCGCCGCCTTGCGCCAGGATGTGCAGGCGCTGCCCAATATGTTCGTGACGAGCCTTGACGTGGTCCGCAAAGACGACGGATACGCCGCCCGGGCGGAAGTCGTCGGGCCCCGCCTGCTTACGCCCAAGGAAATCCGGGACATCGAAACGCGCGTTACCGCCATGGCCGGCGCGCCGGTGCATCTGGCCGCCTGGTCCAAGGTGGAGCTCATGGTCACCGACGCGCGCTACACCTCCCTCGACGACTACACGAGCCAGCGCCTGTCCGCCGCGGAAGAAGCCGCGCCGACCGTGGTCACGAGCGGACAAAACGAAAAGGCGACGCCAGCCCGTTAA